The bacterium genome includes the window CTGCCGGCGTAGTCGCGGCTGATCTCGGTGCCGAGCTGCTGGACCCGGCGCTGGATCTCGTCCGAGCCGATCAGCACGCGCTCGATCAGGGGGTCGCGCTGGCAGATGTCCGCGTCGTCGTACTGCAAGGTCGCCTCCCGTCGCGGTCTCAGGCCCGGAAGGCCCGCCGCTCCTGGATGATGCTCTGGATCTTGGCCGCGATCAGGTCGATCGCCACCTGGTTGTGCCCGCCCTCGGGGATGATCAGGTGGGCGTAGCGCTTGGTCGGGCTGACGAACTGCTGGTGCATCGGGCGCACCACCCTCATGTACTGCTCGATCACCGAAGCCACGCTGCGGCCGCGCTCCTGGATGTCGCGCTGCAGACGCCGAATGAAGCGCTCGTCGGCGTCCACGCCCACGTACAGCCGGATGTCCATCAGCGAGCGCAGGATCTCCGACTCCAGCACCAGGATGCCCTCGACGAAGATGATGTCCGCCGGCTCGACCCGGCGCGTCTCCGCGCACCGCGAGTGGGTCGTGTAGTCGTAGACGGGCACGTCGACCGCCAGGCCCCGCTTCAGCTGGGCCAGGTGCGCCACGAGCAGCTCGGTCTCGAAGGCGCTGGGGTGGTCGTAGTTGATCTTGGCCCGGTCCTCCAGCTCCAGCAGGGCGTTGTCCCGGTAGTAGGAGTCGTGGTGGATGATTTGGACCGTCTTGCCGGGGGCCGCCTCCTGGACGC containing:
- the udk gene encoding uridine kinase; amino-acid sequence: MNPSPASPPPVIIGIAGGTGSGKTTVALRVQEAAPGKTVQIIHHDSYYRDNALLELEDRAKINYDHPSAFETELLVAHLAQLKRGLAVDVPVYDYTTHSRCAETRRVEPADIIFVEGILVLESEILRSLMDIRLYVGVDADERFIRRLQRDIQERGRSVASVIEQYMRVVRPMHQQFVSPTKRYAHLIIPEGGHNQVAIDLIAAKIQSIIQERRAFRA